A window of the Diceros bicornis minor isolate mBicDic1 chromosome 30, mDicBic1.mat.cur, whole genome shotgun sequence genome harbors these coding sequences:
- the LOC131394421 gene encoding olfactory receptor 7D4-like yields the protein MESGNHTEISEFLLLGLSEDPELQPLLFGLFLSMYLVTVVGNLLIILAISSDSHLHTPMYFFLSNLSFVDICFISTTVLKMLVNIQTQNRNISYRGCLTQMYFFMVFGGMDNCLLTVMAYDRFVAICHPLCYMVIMNPRFCGLLVLISWVIIFCISLLHILLMVQLTFCIGTEIPHFFCELAQVLKLACSDTFINDISLYVATALLCVFPLTGILFSYSQIVSSLMRMASTEGRYKAFSTCGSHLSVVSLFYGTSMVVYLSSAVTRSSQRSSIASVMYTIVTPMLNPFIYSLRNKDVKRALGRLLRQATSCL from the coding sequence ATGGAATCAGGAAACCACACGGAAATATCAGAATTCCTCCTCCTGGGTCTCTCAGAGGATCCTGAACTGCAGCCCCTGCTCTTTGGACTGTTCCTGTCCATGTACCTGGTCACTGTGGTTGGGAACCTACTCATCATCCTGGCCATCAGCTCtgactcccacctccacacccccatgtatttcttcctctccaacctGTCTTTTGTAGACATCTGCTTCATCTCTACCACTGTCCTGAAGATGCTAGTGAACATCCAGACACAGAACAGAAATATCTCCTACAGAGGATGTCTCACTCAGATGtatttttttatggtttttgGTGGAATGGATAATTGTCTCCTGactgtgatggcctatgaccggtTTGTGGCCATCTGTCACCCGCTGTGCTACATGGTTATCATGAACCCACGCTTCTGTGGCCTCTTGGTTCTGATATCTTGGGTCATTATTTTCTGTATCTCCCTCCTTCATATTCTACTGATGGTGCAGCTGACCTTCTGTATAGGCACTGAAATCCCACATTTCTTCTGTGAACTGGCTCAGGTTCTCAAATTAGCCTGCTCTGACACCTTCATCAATGACATCTCCTTGTATGTGGCCACTGCATTGCTGTGCGTGTTTCCTCTGACTGGGATACTCTTTTCCTACTCTCAAATTGTCTCCTCCTTAATGAGGATGGCCTCAACTGAGGGCAGGTATAAAGCATTTTCCACTTGTGGGTCTCACCTCTCTGTGGTCTCCTTGTTCTATGGGACAAGCATGGTGGTCTACCTCAGTTCTGCTGTGACCCGTTCTTCCCAGAGAAGCTCGATCGCCTCAGTGATGTACACCATAGTCACCCCcatgctgaaccccttcatctacagcctgaggaacaagGATGTGAAGAGGGCCCTGGGAAGGCTCCTCAGACAAGCAACCTCTTGCCTGTGA